The Haloplanus sp. GDY1 genomic sequence CGGTGGCGTCCGCCGTGACCACTCCCCCGACGGGCCACCTCTCCCGACCCCTCCGGACCCGTGAGAGGGCGTCCTCGACACAATTCTTTTAGTCCCTGCAATAGCTCACGATAACTAACGCTATCGCGGGCAACTCGGCGGCGGTTCCGACCGACGATCCCCGAGCTACCAATCGAGAACTAGATAATGGACGCACGATTTCACGAAGCCGGCGACCGGAGCGGGAACACGTATCTCGCAGCGTTCCTGATCGTCCTCGGCGTTCTGCAGTCGAGTAAGATCGTCGCGCCGGAGGTGGTTCTGACCTCCGACATCGGCACTCCGTTCGTCGCCTCCCCCGTGATCGTCACGCCCGCCATACTGCTGAGCGAATTCGCGGGCGTCGACCTGTGGCGGTTCTTCTGCACCAACGTAACCACGTCTTGTGTCTTCAACGACGTTCAGGCGGTCACCTACGCGCTGGCGTACGTGGGGACGGGGACGTTACTCTACGTTCGACCGTCTGGGACCGCGGTTCGCGCCGTTCGAGCGTTCCTGGCCGCCAATTTGCTGCTGTTCGTGCTAGTCGAACTGCTCCCGAGCGTTCCGCTCAGTCCGACTCGGATCGTGATTTACGCGGGGCTGATGGGTCTCGGACTGTCTCTCACGGGAGTCGGCGACCGCTCCTGGCTGCCGCGTCGCACCAGCAGTGACGCTTCACCGGCGAGTAGTGAGCGATCGGCGCCGCCCTCCACCGCCGGCGGAGGGGGGTCGGCCGCTGCCGACGGAGAGAGGTCGGCCGCTGCCGACGGAGAAAGGTCGGCCGCTGCCGATCCGCAGGGGCGGGCACCGACTGGCTCCGATGCGTCCCCGTCGACGCCGAACGCCGAGGCCCCGAACGCCGGGACCCCGAACGCCGAGGCCCCGAACGCCGGGACCCCGGACGACGAGGACCCCGGAAGCCACCGCCGACGCCTCCGGGACGACGTGGCGTCGCTCCGCGCCGACCTCGACCGTGCCGGGACGCTCGCCGACGAGGGTGACCTGGAGGACGCCCGCCAGCGACTCGTGGCCCTCGAATCACGCCTCGCGTCGGCCGAGGAGCGGGCCGCCGAACGTGGCTTCGGCGGTCTCCACGAGGAGATCGAGTCCCTCGAACGACGGCGAGCGGACCGCCTGCAGCACGTCACCGCCCGACTGGAGTCGTCATCCGTCCCCGACGAGATTCCACGCGCACCCGACGTGTCCGTCGACTACGGGGCGCTGACCGACGAAGAACCCATCGGCGGCGGCGGCAACGCCGACGTGAGCAAGGCGACGCTCCCGACGCCGACCGGGAACGTTACGCTGGCTATCAAACGGCCGCGGATGGCCGGGACCCTCCACACCGACGCCGTCGCCCGCATACTCGACGAGGCCGAAACGTGGGACCGGCTGGACGACCACGACCACATCGTCGGCGTCGTCGATTACGGGGACCAGCCGCTTCCCTGGATCGCGATGGAGTACATGGACGGCGGCCATCTCGGTGCGCGAAGCGGCGAGATGCCGCTCCCGCAGGCGCTCTGGACCGCGATCGCAGTCACGAAGGGGGTCCGACACGCTCACCGGCGCGGCGTCGCGCATCTCGACCTCAAGCCCGAGAACGTGCTGTTCCGTACGGTCGACGGCGCGTGGGACGTCCCCAAGGTGGCCGACTGGGGGCTCTCGAAGCACCTGCTCGACCACTCCGAGAGCGTCGACGGGCTGTCGGTCCACTACGCCGCGCCGGAGCAGTTCGAGGACGGGGGAGCGGCGACCGACGACCTCACCGACGTCTACCAGCTCGGGGCGGTGTTTTACGAACTGTTCACCGGCCAGCCGCCCTTCGACGGGCAGCCGTTCTCCGTGATCGAGCAGATCAAAACCGCTCGGCCGACGCCGCCGAGCGAGGTGGCGGACGTCCCGCCCGCCCTCGACGACGTCCTCCTGACGGCGCTGGCCAAGGAGAAGGCCGATCGCTACGAGGACATCATCCTCCTGCGGAACGCCCTACAAGACGTCTCCGAGGAGTTGTGACCCGCCGACTGCCCGTGGTGGCCTCTCGGGTCCGGATCGACGGGCGCACGACGGCGTTCTAATTTCGTATCCGCCCTCTCCGAGTTGAACGAGTCGGGACGTTCCTGCTCGCTACGCTGCGCGGGCTGCGACTACCGAGCTCAAATCGGCTCGGTTGAATTTGCTCAGCGAATCCGCCCTCCCCGATTTGAACGGGGGGCAAGCCGATCTACAGTCGGCTGCTCTACCAGTCTGAGCTAAGGGCGGGCACCTACACGTAATCGCCAGACTGGACTTAAGGATTCCCATTTGCCCGGCGGCCGGATCCGAACCCTTTCGTCGGCCGGTCGCCATCCACGCGGCATGGACGAGGAGCGACAGGCCACCTTCGGGCCGGACGGCGAACTGGAGACCGAGGCGCCGGAGGCGACGGGGACGAACGACTTCGGGGAGGAGACGGGCGCCGACGAGACGGACGGCGGCTTCAACCGCTACGCCGTCGTCAGCCTGCTCCAGAAGGCGATCCGACGCGGCGACGAGGAGGTGGCGGCGTGGTGTGCTTGGGAACTCGCCCGCTCGGGCTTCGGGTGGAACCTCTGGGACCGACTCAACACCTTCGTCGTCGAGGACCTGAAGGCCGACACGCAGGCCCCCCTGCTCGTCGGTCGGTACGAGGACCTGGCCGAGCGGTGGGACATGGACTCCCGGCGCGGGCAGATGGCGGCGGTCCAGGCCGCGCTCGTCGTCGCGCGTGCCCGGGCGGCCCGCGAGGGGGCCAACGCGGTGAACGGCTTCCACGCCGTCGCGGCGGAGCGGGCCGACGCCCACGACAGGGGCGAGGAGCCGACCCACACGTTCCCGGTCACGGCCGACGACCTGTCGGCGGACGGCGAGTACGACGTGGCCCTCGACGGCCACACCGGCGAGGGGAAGCGACTGGGGCGCAGTTCCCCCTTCTTTCGGGTCCACGGCGCGCGCGTCGGTCCCGAGGGCGAGACGGACGTGAGCGCCCGGTGGAAGCGGCTCTTTCTGACCCTCGACGAGTACGACTACACCGACGAACAGATCGAACACGCCCTCTCCGCGGTCGATCCGGGCGATCGGTGGACCGAGCCGGACTTCTAGTCCCAGAGGTCGTACATGTCGTCGCGGATCGTCTCCGCGTACCGCTCCCCGTCGATTCTGACCGACGGTTCCCCGGGTTCGACCCGCCCGACGTCGACGGCGTCGATGCCCTCCTCGCCCAGTGCCGCCAGGGCGTCGTCCGCCTCGTCGGCGTCGACCGTCGCCAGCAACGCGCCGGAGCCGAGGACGCGAAGCGGGTCGACGCCGACTGCGTCGCAGGCGGCGCGGGTCTCCTCGCGGACGTGGACGGCGTCGCGGTCGACGTGGAGGGTGACCTGGCCGGTCAGCGCCATCTCGATCAGGCCCTCGAGGACGCCGCCCTCGGTGGGGTCGTGCATGGCCGTCGCCACGGGGGCGAGGACGGCCGCCTCGGGCATCACGCTGAGGTCGTCGAACGCGGCCGTCGCGCGGTCGAGCAGGTCCGCCGGGAGGTCGAGTCGGTCGCGGAAGTCCGTCGCGAGCACCCCCGTCGCCTCGATGCCCGCGCCCTTGGTGAGGAGGATCCGGTTCCCCGGTTCGGCGCCGCCGGTCGGGACGAAACGGTCGGCCATCCCGAGACAGGTGAGCGAGCAGAGCGGCCGGTCGAGGCCGGCGACGACTTCGGTGTGCCCCCCGGCGACGGTCAGGCCGAGGCGCTCCGACTCCGCGTCGAGTTGGCCGGTGATGGTATCCAGCAGTTCGGGGTCGGCGTCGGGAAGCAGGACGGTGTTCAGGAGATACTCGGGCCGTCCGCCGGCGGCCGCCACGTCGTTCGAGGCGACGGCCACCGCCAGGTGGCCGATACGCTCGGCCGCCAGCGAGATGGGATCGGTGCTGGCGACCAGCGTCCCCTCCTCGACCCTGATCGCCGCGGCGTCCTCACCGAACGCCGGCCCCGCGAGCAGGTTCGGGTTGGGGGCACCCGTCCGGGAGAGGACGAGGTCCGACAGGACCGCCGGATCGAGTTTGCCGGTCATGCGCCGCGATAGGTCCGCCCCGCTCATGTGCCTTCCCGTCGGCACCCGTCGGATCGTCACGGATCGGCCCCACACCGCACCCTACAAGCCCCCCGGCGGGCTAGGTGGCGTATGCTCATGACGCCCGGTCCGACGGCCCTCCCGCCGTCGGTCAGGGAGGCGGCCGGCGAGGAACTGCTCAACCCCGACGTCGATCCGGCCTTCGCGGACCGGTACGACGCGCTCGAACGGAAGCTGTCGACGGTCTTCGGCACCGACGACGAGGTGGTCGTCCTCGGCGGCGAGGGCATCCTCGGACTGGAGGCGGCCATCGCCTCCACCGTCGCCCCCGGTGACCGCGTCCTCTGTCTCTCGAACGGGCCGTACGGCGACGGGTTCGCGGACTTCGTCGAGAGCTACGGCGGCGAGGCGACCCTCGTCGACGCCGACTACGACGGCCCGCTACCCGTCGACGACCTGGAGGCGACGCTCGCCGAGGAGTCGTTCGACCTCGCGACGATGGTCCACTGCGAGACGCCGACGGGCACGCTCAACGACCTCGACGCCGCGCTCGACCTGTTCGATGCCCACGACGTCCTCACCGTCGTCGACGCCGTCTCGTCGCTCGGCGGCGTGCCCGTCCCCACCGACCGAATCGACGTCGCACTCGGCGCGTCACAGAAGTGTTTCAGCGCGCCGCCCGGCCTCGCAGTCTGTGCCGTGAGCGACGCCGCGTGGGAGCGGATCGAGGCCCGCGACCCCGACTCGCTGTACACCAACCTGCTCCCGTGGCACGACGCCGAGCAGCCCTACCCCTACACCCACCTGTCGACGCTGGTGGTCGCGCTGGATGCGGCGCTCGACCTGTTGCTGGAGGAGGGCCTCGACGCCGTCTACGACCGCCACCGCGAGGCCGCCCGAGTCTGTCGGGAGCGGGGCCGCGAACTCGGTCTGGAGCCGTACCCGGATTCCGAGCGCAGTTCGCCGACGGTCACGGCCTTCTCGGTGCCGGGCCGGGCGACCGAGTTGCAGGAGCGCCTGCAAAGCGACCACGACGTCACCCTCTCGACCGGGCTCGGCGGCCTCGCGAACGACGTGCTCCGGGTCGGTCACATGGGATACAACGCCGACGTCGAGCGGGTGGCGCGGACGATGGACGCCCTCGGCACCGCACTCTAGTCCACGCCCCGCTCGGTCACCCGAATCCCCTTCTCCGCGAGGTGGCGCATCCGTCGCTGGGCGAACTCCTCCTCGCTCGTGCCGCGGGTCGCCAGCACGTACACCGTCGCGCTCCCCGCGGGCCGCATCGTCCGCCCGGCACGCTGTGCGCCCTGACGGCGCGACCCGCCGAGTCCCGAGGCGACGACGGCGAGTTCCGCGTTCGGCAGGTCGATGCCTTCGTCGCCGACGCGGGAGACCACGAGCGTCCGGCGCTCGCCCTCGCGGAACTCCTCGAACAGGCGATCCCGTTCGTGGTGTGGCGTCTCGCCGCTCACGAACGGAGCGTCGATGGCCGCCGCGATCTCCCGCCCGTGATCCAGCCAGTCGACGAACACGAGCGCCTTCGCGGCCGGATGCTCCGCGAGGAGGTGGCGCACCTCGTCGACCTTCGCCGGGTTCTCCGCGGCGATCCGGTGTTTCGCGCGCGGCTCCGCGCTCGCGTACGCGTTCCGTTCCTCGTCGTTCGCCCACGGGAGGTACCGGATCTCGACTTCGGGTTCCTGCACGTAGCCGGCGTCGAACAGCGCGTCCCAGTCGGTGCCGATGGGCGGCCCGACGAGCGTGTAGATCTCCGTCTCGCGGTCGTCCTCCCGAACCGGGGTCGCCGAGAGGCCGAGGCGGTGTTTGCTCTGGAGGTCCGCGCTGCGACGATACACTTCGCTCGGGATGTGGTGGACCTCGTCGTAGACGATCAGCCCCCACTCGCGGCGGTCGAACAGCGCGCGGTGCCGGTCCATGCCCGCGACCTGATAGGTGGCGACGGTGACGGGGCTGATGTCCTTCTCGCCGCCGTGGTACTCCCCAATCTGCTCCGGGCCGAGCGTCGTGTGTTCGAGGAGTTCCGACCGCCACTGGCCGGCGAGCTCTCGGCTGGGGACGAGGATCAGCGTCTCGCCGCCGACGGCGACGAGCGCGCCGATGGCGGCGACGGTCTTCCCGCTCCCCGAGGGGCCGACGAACACGCCCGCGCGCTGGTCCAGGAAGCGATCCACCCAGTCGCGCTGGTAGTCACGCAGGCTCGTCCGGAGTTCTACGTCGAGCGGCTCGCCCGTCTCCAGGTCGCGCTCGTCGACGACGGGGTAGCCCGCCTCGTAGAGGATCCGCTTGATCGCCGCCTCGCTCCCCTCGACCACCCAGCTCTCCGTGTCGGAGATGGGCGCGTGGAGGTGCTCCTCGTCGAGCTTCTGTCTGGCGACGTTGCCCATCAGGCTCTCGCTCGCCGCCTCGAGTACCGTGTAGCCGTCCTCGTGGGTGGTGAGGGTGAACTGTCTGGCGCGGGTCCACTGGCGCTCGATCCACTCCTCCAGATGGGGGGAGCGGCGGGGGAGGACCGACCGGACGGTTCCCAGGAGGTCGTCGAGGTCGTCGAACGGGGCGGCCCACACGTCCTCCTGGCGCACGCGGTAGAGGTAGCCTTTGGCCCCCGAGGTGTCGATCAGGTGGGCGAACCGGGAGAGCTGCGCGCGGGTGTACTGCGTCGGCTCGTCGACGACGAGTTCGCGGCGCTCCGGAAAGAGGATCACGCGCTCGCGGTCCGCGAGACGTCCCCACTCCGAGGGGTACCAGACCACGGGGTCGGACTCCACGTCGAGGCGCTCGACGTCGCCGGCGGCGACCAGTCGGTCGAGAGCCTCGCTCGCGGTCGCCTGCGAACAGTCGAGTCGGCGTGCGACCTGCTGGGCGGTGGCGACGGGTCGCCCCTCGTCCTGTAGCGCGTCGAGAAACGACTCCAGCGTGACGGCTCCGTCGTCACCGTCCCTCGGTTCGTCGGTCATCGGCCGCCGTACGGTCCCGACGGAGAAACGCGTTGTGACCCGTCGGTGTTCCCCCCTCGCCGTCCGGGCGGCGCCGACGGAGCGCTATCCCAGGAGGCCGAGGTCGTCGATCCGATCGACGATCACGTCGACCGCCTCGGCCGCGTCGGCGGTTCGCTTCCCGCCCGTGATGACGATCTTTCCGCTGCCGAAAAGCAGGATGACCACGTCGGGATCGTCCATCCGGTAGACCAGTCCCGGGAACTGCTCGGGTTCGTACTCGACGTCCTCCAGTCCCAGCCCGATGGCGAGGGCGTTGAGGTTGAGCGTGTGGCCGAGGTCGGCGCTGGAGACGATGTTCTGGACCGTGATCTCCGGGTCCTCCTCCACCGGAATCCTGAGGTCGCGGAGTTTCCCGAAGATGATTCCGAGTGCCTCGTGTACGTCGTCGATGCTCTTCGCGCCCGTACACACGATCTTGCCGGAGCGGAAGATGAGGGCCGCCGCCTTCGGCTCCTGTGTCCGATAGACCAGCCCCGGGAAGTTGTCCGGGTTGAAGTCGGCACCGGGGAGGTCCTCGGCCAGCGCTTCGAGGTCGAGTTCCTGTCCGATACCCGTCGACGCCACCACGTTCTGAATCTCTATCGAATCTGCCGGGTCACTCATCGTATGCGCGTCATTGGTATCCCCATCCTTATAAACCACCACGGCGATCCGCCGGATCGCCGGCTCCGCTCGTGTGGGCCGCTCCCACGAGAGAGGTCACCACGCAAATATCAGTACGGCTGCCGATTTCGTCCCAGATCGGAGCGGTTAAGTGTTCACCTCCCATCCGAGTGTAATGCGAAGGGCGAGGGCGACGGTGCCCTCGGCCTCACCCGGACCGGTCAGATCGACCGAGGCGATCCCGCGCCCGATCAACGGGCTTATGTGGATCGCCCTCGTCGGTTCAGGTCCGGACGAAACATGAGGATTCCACCCCTGCGGTCCGCCGTAAGCCGGAATCTGATGTGAGCCTTGGTGGTTCGGTGTCACCCGGTCGACGCGGTGACTCGAACCACGGACCTCAGTGGTCTATACGACGCGGAGACTCTCTACGAGTCTCCCCGCCACCCCTCACTCGCAAGAGTGAGCCCATTCCGGTTGATCCTGCCGGAGGCCATTGCTATCGGGGTCCGATTTAGCCATGCTAGTTGTACGAGTTCACACTCGTAGCAAATAGCTCCGTAACACGTGGCCAAACCACCCTACAGAGGCCGATAACCTCGGGAAACTGAGGCTAATAGGTCATACCCGTCTCACGTTGGAATACCGAGACGCGCAAACGCTCACGCGCTGTAGGACGTGGCTGCGGCCGATTAGGTAGACGGTGGGGTAACGGCCCACCGTGCCGATAATCGGTACGGGTTGTGAGAGCAAGAGCCCGGAGACGGAATCTGAGACAAGATTCCGGGCCCTACGGGGCGCAGCAGGCGCGAAACCTTTACACTGCACGCAAGTGCGATAAGGGGACCCCGAGTGCGAGGGCATACAGTCCTCGCTTTTCAGTACCGTAGGGAGGTACTGGAATAAGAGCTGGGCAAGACCGGTGCCAGCCGCCGCGGTAATACCGGCAGCTCGAGTGATGGCCGATCTTATTGGGCCTAAAGCGTTCGTAGCCGGCCGAGCAAGTCCATCGGGAAATCCGCCAGCCCAACTGGCGGGCGTCCGGTGGAAACTGCCCGGCTTGGGACCGGAAGACCCGAAGGGTACGTCTTGGGTAGGAGTGAAATCCCGTAATCCTGGACGGACCGCCGATGGCGAAAGCACTTCGGGAAGACGGATCCGACGGTGAGGGACGAAAGCCAGGGTCTCGAACCGGATTAGATACCCGGGTAGTCCTGGCCGTAAACGATGTCTGCTAGGTGTGACTCCCACTACGAGTGGGTGTTGTGCCGCAGGGAAGCCGCTAAGCAGACCGCCTGGGAAGTACGTCCGCAAGGATGAAACTTAAAGGAATTGGCGGGGGAGCACTACAACCGGAGGAGCCTGCGGTTTAATTGGACTCAACGCCGGACATCTCACCAGCATCGACAACGGTAATGACGGTCAGGTTGATGACCTTTCCAGAGCCGTTGAGAGGAGGTGCATGGCCGCCGTCAGCTCGTACCGTGAGGCGTCCTGTTAAGTCAGGCAACGAGCGAGACCCGCACTCCTAATTGCCAGCACCGGGTTCGCCCGGGTGGGTACATTAGGAGGACTGCCGTGGCCAACACGGAGGAAGGAACGGGCAACGGTAGGTCAGTATGCCCCGAATGTGCTGGGCTACACGCGGGCTACAATGGCCGAGACAATGGGTTCCCACCTCGAAAGAGGACGGTAATCTCCTAAACTCGGTCGTAGTTCGGATTGAGGGCTGAAACCCGCCCTCATGAAGCTGGATTCGGTAGTAATCGCGTGTCAGCAGCGCGCGGTGAATACGTCCCTGCTCCTTGCACACACCGCCCGTCAAAGCACCCGAGTGGGGTCCGGATGAGGCCGTCGCACGACGGTCGAATCTGGGCTCCGCAAGGGGGCTTAAGTCGTAACAAGGTAGCCGTAGGGGAATCTGCGGCTGGATCACCTCCTACTGACCGGGACCTCCCACACGGGAGGCCCACCACACGACCACACGGTCCACGGATCGACCACCGCATCGACCGGGCACCTTAGAACCACCACGGCTCACACTTCACCCACACCACCGTGTCCCCCCTCTCGGGGACCGGGCCCGTAGCTCAGCGGTAGAGCACCTCCTTTGCAAGGAGGACGCCCTGGGTTCGAATCCCAGCGGGTCCATGCCAGCCCGCCGCGCCGGATCGCACGCCTTAAGTGCGTGACGGCGCTCGGTTGGGCTACGCAAGACCGATGCACCATCCCGTGCGAACGCGGATGGGAAGGGTCGAACGCTCTCGCGTCCACGGGAGCGTGATGAAACCGTATGTACGTGCGATCCAGGCGTCCACTGGACCCGACAGTCAAACCGGGTCACTAGTGTGACAACCATCAATCTGGCTACTGTGCCAGCTGGTGAATGGCTCGGCTCGAGAGCCGACGACGGACGTGCCAAGCTGCGATAAGCCTCAGGGACCTGCATGGAAGGGAAGAACTGAGGATCTCCGAATGGGAATCCCCTCGCAATTGCCTCGCGCAATGGGGAACGCTCCGAATTGAAACATCTCAGTAGGAGCCGGAAGAGAACGCAAACCGCGATCCCGTCAGTAACCGCGAGTGAACGCGGGCCAGCCCAAACCGAATCTCTCACGAGACATGTGGTGTCGGCTGACTCTCAGCGTCCGACCCGTCCCGAGAAGTCTCCTGAAACGGAGCGCGATACAGGGTGACAGCCCCGTATCGGGATGCAGTACGACGTGCGTCAGTCCACGAGTAGCGGGGATTGGATATTCCTCGTGAAGGTCCCAGGCATCAACTGGGAAGGCTAAATACTCCTCGAGACCGATAGCGAACAAGTAGCGTGAGCGAACGCTGAAAAGTATCCCGAGAAGGGAACTGAAATAGAGCCTGAACTCAGCTGGCGATCGAGCGACGGGGCACGAAAGGTCCCTCGACGAACGACCGGAGGGCGACCTCTCAGTAGGACTCGAGGGAAGCCGGTGTTCCGTCGTGCGTTTTGAAAAACGAACCAGGGAGTGCACTTGCTCGGCGAGCCTAACCCGACCATCGGGGAAGGCGCAGGGAAACCGATACGAGCGCAGCATTGCCAGGCTCACCGTGTTCAAGCGCGGGGAGTCGAGCGGGTGCGACCCGAAACCGGGTGATCTACGCGTGGGCAGGGTGAAGCGTGCCGAAAGGCACGTGGAGGCCCGTTAGGGGTGGTGTCCTACAATACCCTCCCGTGACCTATGCGTAGGGGTGAAAGGCCCATCGAACCCGGCAACAGCTGGTTCCAGCCGAAACATGTCGAAGCATGACCTCACCTGAGGTAGTCCGCGAGGTAGAGCCACCGATTGGATGACCCGCCTCCGAGAGGAGTCGGCCATCCTGTCGAACTCCGAACTTGCGGACGCCGCAGACGGTGGGAGTCCGGTGTGCGGGGTAAGCCTGTGCACCGTAAGGGAGACAACCCAGCGGTAGGTTAAGGT encodes the following:
- a CDS encoding protein kinase domain-containing protein, whose protein sequence is MDARFHEAGDRSGNTYLAAFLIVLGVLQSSKIVAPEVVLTSDIGTPFVASPVIVTPAILLSEFAGVDLWRFFCTNVTTSCVFNDVQAVTYALAYVGTGTLLYVRPSGTAVRAVRAFLAANLLLFVLVELLPSVPLSPTRIVIYAGLMGLGLSLTGVGDRSWLPRRTSSDASPASSERSAPPSTAGGGGSAAADGERSAAADGERSAAADPQGRAPTGSDASPSTPNAEAPNAGTPNAEAPNAGTPDDEDPGSHRRRLRDDVASLRADLDRAGTLADEGDLEDARQRLVALESRLASAEERAAERGFGGLHEEIESLERRRADRLQHVTARLESSSVPDEIPRAPDVSVDYGALTDEEPIGGGGNADVSKATLPTPTGNVTLAIKRPRMAGTLHTDAVARILDEAETWDRLDDHDHIVGVVDYGDQPLPWIAMEYMDGGHLGARSGEMPLPQALWTAIAVTKGVRHAHRRGVAHLDLKPENVLFRTVDGAWDVPKVADWGLSKHLLDHSESVDGLSVHYAAPEQFEDGGAATDDLTDVYQLGAVFYELFTGQPPFDGQPFSVIEQIKTARPTPPSEVADVPPALDDVLLTALAKEKADRYEDIILLRNALQDVSEEL
- a CDS encoding AIR synthase family protein → MTGKLDPAVLSDLVLSRTGAPNPNLLAGPAFGEDAAAIRVEEGTLVASTDPISLAAERIGHLAVAVASNDVAAAGGRPEYLLNTVLLPDADPELLDTITGQLDAESERLGLTVAGGHTEVVAGLDRPLCSLTCLGMADRFVPTGGAEPGNRILLTKGAGIEATGVLATDFRDRLDLPADLLDRATAAFDDLSVMPEAAVLAPVATAMHDPTEGGVLEGLIEMALTGQVTLHVDRDAVHVREETRAACDAVGVDPLRVLGSGALLATVDADEADDALAALGEEGIDAVDVGRVEPGEPSVRIDGERYAETIRDDMYDLWD
- a CDS encoding pyridoxal-phosphate-dependent aminotransferase family protein → MLMTPGPTALPPSVREAAGEELLNPDVDPAFADRYDALERKLSTVFGTDDEVVVLGGEGILGLEAAIASTVAPGDRVLCLSNGPYGDGFADFVESYGGEATLVDADYDGPLPVDDLEATLAEESFDLATMVHCETPTGTLNDLDAALDLFDAHDVLTVVDAVSSLGGVPVPTDRIDVALGASQKCFSAPPGLAVCAVSDAAWERIEARDPDSLYTNLLPWHDAEQPYPYTHLSTLVVALDAALDLLLEEGLDAVYDRHREAARVCRERGRELGLEPYPDSERSSPTVTAFSVPGRATELQERLQSDHDVTLSTGLGGLANDVLRVGHMGYNADVERVARTMDALGTAL
- a CDS encoding DEAD/DEAH box helicase produces the protein MTDEPRDGDDGAVTLESFLDALQDEGRPVATAQQVARRLDCSQATASEALDRLVAAGDVERLDVESDPVVWYPSEWGRLADRERVILFPERRELVVDEPTQYTRAQLSRFAHLIDTSGAKGYLYRVRQEDVWAAPFDDLDDLLGTVRSVLPRRSPHLEEWIERQWTRARQFTLTTHEDGYTVLEAASESLMGNVARQKLDEEHLHAPISDTESWVVEGSEAAIKRILYEAGYPVVDERDLETGEPLDVELRTSLRDYQRDWVDRFLDQRAGVFVGPSGSGKTVAAIGALVAVGGETLILVPSRELAGQWRSELLEHTTLGPEQIGEYHGGEKDISPVTVATYQVAGMDRHRALFDRREWGLIVYDEVHHIPSEVYRRSADLQSKHRLGLSATPVREDDRETEIYTLVGPPIGTDWDALFDAGYVQEPEVEIRYLPWANDEERNAYASAEPRAKHRIAAENPAKVDEVRHLLAEHPAAKALVFVDWLDHGREIAAAIDAPFVSGETPHHERDRLFEEFREGERRTLVVSRVGDEGIDLPNAELAVVASGLGGSRRQGAQRAGRTMRPAGSATVYVLATRGTSEEEFAQRRMRHLAEKGIRVTERGVD
- a CDS encoding TATA-box-binding protein — encoded protein: MSDPADSIEIQNVVASTGIGQELDLEALAEDLPGADFNPDNFPGLVYRTQEPKAAALIFRSGKIVCTGAKSIDDVHEALGIIFGKLRDLRIPVEEDPEITVQNIVSSADLGHTLNLNALAIGLGLEDVEYEPEQFPGLVYRMDDPDVVILLFGSGKIVITGGKRTADAAEAVDVIVDRIDDLGLLG